ATCGAACTGGTGAACCCCGTGAAGAGCCTGTTGGCTCTCGGAACCACGCTCTCCAGTTCCGCTAGTTCGTGGGCCCTGGCTATGGCCAGGAGCCCTCGGCGGGCTCGACGGCTTACGGCTTGTTCGGCAACAAGGTGAAGCTGCGTTTCGATCCACTTCTCGCGCACCTCCTGTCGCTGATTTACGTTGGATGCTCCTGGGGTGGCCTCAGGCTCAACCAAGTCTCCTTTGGAGCGCAGGATGGCTAGGGCAGTTTCGTTCCCCAGGGTTGTCTTCCAGCGCAGGAAATCAGTCCAGGAGGCGTAGGGGGTATCCTTCCTTGCCTTTTCCTGCTCGACTCTGATCTTCTTCTGAATCTGGAGCCGTTGCTCTATCTCCGTTAAGCGTGCGATCTTGAGGAGGTCATACCGATTCTGTCCGAAAAACTGACGGTTGATTATTTCCCGCTCCAGATTCCAGATTGCCCGGTGGGTTTCCAGCTCCTTCACCTGACGGTTGGCCAACTCCTCCATGATCATCTTCCGGGGCTCGATGCCCTGCTGGTACTCCCGATACAAATCCCCGCGTTCCGACCCCCGGTGCAAGGGCTTGGACGTGAACCGCTCCCTTTCGAGATAGTGCTCTTTGGTCAGGCCCGGCCTGATGTAAGTTCCAAAGTGCTTCGTCAGCTTGGACAAGGACAGCGACCGGTCCAAGCGACTGGCTTTGATGGCGAGGTCTCCGTTGCGGTCCTTGATGACCAGCCCGTTGCCATGTGGCTTGATCTCCATTCCGCATCCAGCGAAGGCAGCATGAACCTGCTCCCAGTCGGCTGCCTGAGCCAGTGCATCCAGGAGACGTTCCCGCCGCTCCTTGGCGTATCCCTCAAAGGATTGCTGGCCGGTATGGGCCTCCACGGTGGCAGCAATATCATTCAGCTGCGGAGCCTCCTTCTCGACTCCGCGCCCATTATCGATGGCTAGACCGAACCGCTGCTCCAGGTCACGGCAGACCGAGTCGCGCTCGATGAAGTCTTGGTATGGCTCATGGCGGGTCAATCGCTCAGGGTGGATCATGTTGTAGGCCACGTGCATGTGGAGGTTGTTCGTATTCTTGTGAATGCCGCAATGGCGCTGGTGCTCGGAAAAGCCAAGGGTCTCGGCGAATTCTTCCTCGATGGCCATGAACATCTCCGGCGTCAGTCGTGCCTCATCCTCAGGTCGAAAGCTCACGATGAGATGGTAAGTCTTTTCCTTGCTGGTCCTTGTATTCATGGCCTGCGTGTCCACGGCCTCCTGGATACCCAAAGCGTAATCGTCTCCGGCCAGGCAACCGGCGCACCAGTGCATCAGGGATTTCTCGCCCAGATGGTCGGCTGCCGCAATGTAACGGGCCAAGCGCCGGTAATCGTCATTCTCCGGCTTCCGAGGGACGCGACGGCTGATCATAATAACGAGAGTTCACATTCGAGCGATTGCAGCCTTCAGTTCCCGTTGCCGGGCCTCAATCTCCCTGAGCACCCTCCGCACCTCCATGTGCAATGCCTGGATCGAAGTGTCCTTCTCCGACAGGCACAGTTTGAAGAGTCCCCCAAGCCTTCCGAGGTCGGCGTTGATCTTGAGCAACTCGCGCCTGGCGTGCTGCTTTTCAAGGCTTGGCGTAGACTGTCCCAGGCAGACACGCTTTATGTAAGTGGACCTGGACAGGCCAGCCATCTCTGCGTTGGCGGAGATAATGGCGTGCTCCTCAGTGTTGACGTAGCACCATAGTGCCATTTTCTTGGTCGGCATCTCGATCCTCAGTCAAAGCGTTGAGCCGGAGGCGAATAAGCTTGAGCCCCGCATGGCAGGACGTGAGGTACTAGTACCTCACCTGTCCTGCCTTCATACTCAGTTGTTCAGTATTACATCTTACAGCACTTTACGAGATGATCCCTAACATTTTGAATAAAATTCAAGAAATTTCAAAACGCAACAACACCAACTAACACATTTCAACAAATAAGTTACATCAAGCAATATGAACGGACTTCCACTGGTAGCATAGCCCAAAGCTATCATTATAATCAGTATGTCCACGTCAAGCGCTGTGCGCCGATTGTAGCCCCATGTCTTTCGGAGGGTGTTGTTCACCGTAGTTACCCGTGAAGTTGATCGGCGTTCCAGTCGCAAATGGCAGGGGAGTATCGGTACTGCTAGGTTTGTGGCGGCTGGCAGCTTGCTAATTTACGTTTGAAAGTTAGCGAGTTTGCACGAGTTAAGACCGGTTGACTTCATCAAGTTGTTGGCCTATTGGGCAAAGCGTCTCCGGTAAGCGAGGCTCCCGCGTAACACACAGGCCACTGCCCCGTTAGCGTCGAAAGAAGCTGGTGTCGGGTAGAACAGATTCCCCCGGATTAAGGGGCAATTTAATGTGGCTGAGGCTTTTGGGCCTCTTACGGTTCGCGGTGCTGAAGCTTGGTCCAGGGGGAAATTGCCCGGCACAAAATCACTGCGTTGTTTGCAGTCACACTAGGCTCTTTCCCTTCGGGGCGGAGCCTTTCTCTGTTGGGAAGCAGAACCATGAACAGGCAGGTGAGCATGCGAAGAAAAGACGATCCGCCCCCTAGCAGCAAGGGAAAGGACACGAATCCCACCCGAAACGCCACCTTGAGCCGATAGATTCCTTCGCATCGTCTCTTGTTCCGCCGCGTTTTCATGGGTCAGGCTCGTGAATGCGGAGCAGGAGATAACTCCATACTTTCGCCCCCTTCTTTCCCGTACATCCGGCCAGCGCGGGCCGCGCCCTTTTTCCTGACAGCGAACGTGCTTTCGTGGCCTGGAGAATACGGTTTAGACCCGTGCCAATACAAGAGCAGAGCGTCCGCCTGTCGTCAAAATGACACGGGTGGCAGCTAACGGATTTCGACTGGCGACATGCCGTCTGTCGATTTTACGAAAGCCAGGTGCAAGTGCCTGGGTTGAGGAGAGGACAATGCAGAAGGATGATCGTGACCTCACGAGCCTAAAGGGCGCGAAGGAAGCAGAAACCGAGGATGAAAATCTTCGGCTCGACCCTGAGCAGGAATTCGCGCAGCAGGTGGAGCATTTCGCCCAAAAGGCGCATACCCTGGCCACCATGGCTGGCAAGAAGACAATCGCCCCCTGGGATCTGTACAAACACCTCGAAGCCCTCTGGGAGCAAATTTCCGAACTGGCCAAGCGCTTGGCCGCTCCTGTCGAGCGGGAAAAACCGGCCATCCTCGGCCTCACCAGCGAGGAGGCGGAACTCCGCCTGGAGCAGTTCGGCCCCAACCAGACCGTTAAGGAAAAGAAGATCACTTTCCTGAACCGGCTCTGGGACGCAGTTAAGAACCCCCTGGTCATCCTCCTGCTGGTGCTGGGAACCGTCGCTTTCCTCACCGACGACATGCGCTCGACCATTGTGATTATCTCCATGGCCGTGATCGGGGTGGCCCTTAAGGTCATCCAGGAGTCCAAGGCCGACACCGCCGCCGCCCAATTAAAGGCCATGGTTCACACCACGGCCACCGTGCTGCGTGATGGAGTGCGCAAGGAGATTCCCCTGGCCGGGGTGGTGCCCGGGGATATCGTCAGCCTGTCCGCCGGGGACATGATCCCGGCCGATGTGCAACTGCTCAAGGCCAAGGACCTGTACGTTAACCAGGCCACGCTCACCGGCGAGGCTATGCCCGTGGAAAAGATGTCAGTGGAGGAACCCACGGGCCAGGAACTGACCTTGGACAACCCCAGCATGTGCTTCATGGGCACCAACGTGGAATCCGGCTCCGGCCTAGCCTTGGTCATGGCCACCGGCACAAAGACCTACTTCGGCGGCATCGCGGCCAAGTTGGCCGAAAAACGCGTGGAGACGGATTTCGACAAGGGCATCAAGAAGTTCACCATGCTTATGCTCGGCTTCATGGCCTTCATGGTGCCCTTCGTCTTCCTGGTGAACGGGTATTTCAAGAGCGACTGGGCCGAGGCTTTCATGTTCGCCCTGGCCGTGGCCGTGGGTCTGACCCCGGAAATGCTGCCCATGGTGGTGACCGTATGCCTCTCCAAGGGCGCGTTGGCCATGTCCAAGCAGAAGGTCATCGTCAAGCGCCTTGAATCCATCCAGAATTTTGGAGCCATCGACGTCCTGTGCACCGACAAAACCGGCACCCTGACCCAGGACAAGATCATCCTGCAGTTGCACCTGAACGTGAGCGGCGATGAGGACGACAGCGTCTTGGAATACGCCTGCGTCAACAGCCTCTTCCAGACGGGCCTCAAGAGCGCCATCGACGACGCGGTGATCCACGACGCCCAGCGCCACGAGATCAACACCGCCAAGTATGTAAAGATCGACGAAATCCCTTTCGATTTCAAGCGCAGGCGCATGAGCGTGGTGGTCAAAGACACCGAAACCGGCAAGGTCCTGCTCATCTGCAAGGGCGCGGCCGAGGAGGTCTTCGACCACTCCGTGCGCTACCTGAAGGAGGGCGCGCTCAAGCCCCTGGAGGGCAAACACCTGGAGAAGCGGCAGCGCCTGGTCACCGACCTTAACGAGGACGGCTTCCGCGTAGTGGGCCTAGCCTACAAGGAGGTCGACGCCTCGCGTTCGGAGTTCAGCGTGGCCGACGAGAGCGAGCTGATCTTCATGGGCTACCTGGGCTTCCTGGACCCCCCCAAGGAGACTGCGGCCGAGGCGCTCAGAATCCTGGTGGACATGGGCATCACTCCCAAGATCCTCACCGGCGACAACCCCATCATCACGGCCAATATCTGCGCCCAGGTGGGCCTGGATGACGGCGGGCACATTATCACCGGCGATGAGGTCGGCTCCATGAGCGACGAGGAACTGGCCCTTAAGGTCGAAGAATACCATGTGTTCGCCAAACTCGACCCCCTGCAGAAAGAGCGGATCGTCACCATCCTGCGTAAGAACGGCCATGTGGTCGGCTTCATGGGCGACGGCATCAACGACGCCCCGGCCCTGAAGGCCGCCGACGTGGGCATCTCCGTGGACAGCGCTGTGGACATCGCCAAAGAGTCCGCCGACATCATCCTGCTGGAGAAGAGCCTGATCGTGCTGGAGAAGGGCGTGCTGGAGGGCCGCAAGGTCTTCTGCAACATCACCAAGTACATCCGCATGGGGGCCAGCTCCAACTTCGGCAACATGTTCAGCGTGCTGGGGGCCAGCGCCTTCCTGCCCTTCCTGCCCATGCTGCCCATCCAGATACTGGTCAACAACCTGATGTACGACTTCTCCCAGACGGCCATGCCCACGGACAACGTGGACGAGGACTTCCTGAAGCGGCCCCGGCGCTGGCGCATCGAGGACATCAAGGGCTACATTCTCACCCTGGGCCCCATCAGTTCGCTGTTCGACTACACCACCTTCTTCGTGATGCTGTATGCCTTCAACTGCTGGGACAATCCCAGCCTATTCCAGACCGGCTGGTTCATCGAATCACTTCTCTCCCAGACGTTGATCGTCCACGTCATCCGCACGGACAAGATTCCCTTCTTCCAAAGCAAGGCCAGCGTCCCCCTGACCCTGACGACCCTGGGCATCTGTTGTCTGGGTCTCTGGTTCCCCTTCTCGCCCTTTGCTGGGTCGCTTGGGCTGGTGGCGCTGCCGAACACGTATTGGCTGTTCCTGGTGCCCATCCTCTTCTGCTACTTGACCCTCACCCAGCTGCTGAAAACTTGGCTGGTGAGGAAGCTCGACACTGGATGGATAAAGAGCAGAGCGACACGTTAAACTAATCAATTCAGTAAATGATGGGAGTCTTGTTGGCTGGAGGCTCCCGTCATTTAAAAATGGGTCTATAAACAAAAAGTTGCTGGGTCCTGTTTTGGTCATTGCGAGTGGCATTGGGTTTTACCATATCGCTTGCAGTTTCGACCCAGTGTCTTTCTTTGATCCTCAGCATGCCTTTGGAACGAGATTGACATGTCCATTATGGAATTTATTACTCGAATAGGGATCGCCTTGTTGCTTGGCGCGGCCATCGGGTTTGAACGTCAATGGCGGCAGCGCATGGCCGGACTGCGCACGAACGCGCTCGTTTCCACTGGAGCCGCCATGTTCGTTGCCTTGTCGTACCTGTCCGACCATGAAATGAGCCAAACCCGCATAGCCGCCCAAGTTGTCTCGGGAATCGGTTTTCTTGGCGCGGGCGTCATCATGCGTGAGGGGCTGAGCATTAGGGGGTTGAACACCGCCGCCACATTATGGAGCGCCGCCGCCGTAGGCACTCTGGCGGGCTCAGGGGCCACCCTATTTGCCGCTTGCGGGGCCGCCGCGATTCTGGCAGCCAATATCCTGCTGCGCCCGGTGGCCAGGACCATCAACAAACAGCCCCAAGGGTACACCGAACAGATCGTCAGGTACAAAATCTGGGCTATATGCACCTCGGAGAGTGAGCAGCATATCCGCTCCCTGCTCCTGCAGATCTTAAACAATTCGTCGCTGCGACTCCGCTCGCTGCACAGCGAGGACCAGCTCAATCCCCAGAAGATCGAGGTGAGAGCAGAACTTTATTGCGAAGGAAGCTGTGACCAGATTCTAGAGCAAGCAGTATCACGTCTGAGCCTGGAGGGTGGCGTGAGCGCAATTCGTTGGGAGGTCTTGGATTCCGATAACCCTGCTTTGGAAGAATGAGATTGATGCCGAGTTTAACGTGCAGAGCAAGTCGGGACAAGGCATATCTGTCGGCGGTTTAACAACAGGCCCGTGGCGATGCTTGCCTATCCCAGGTGGGGAACTTATTATGCAGGGAGTTCCCCGAGCAGTCTTATCCCAATTGAGAGCGTTCAATGAGTAAGAGCAAATTTAGGCTGTATAGCTGCGGAAAAACAACTTCTACGCTATCGAACGACATGCGTAAAACAGTAAAGATTCTTTCGCTTGTCACTGTAGCGCTCCTTATATCTATCTTGATCGTTTCTGTCGCGCTTGAAAGATTCGATGAACCATTATTTACTTATTTAAGATGCGGTGCACTGGCAGGGCTACTCCTTGTTTGCATTAATATTACTGTGCTAGCTCATATTAAAGCAAGGCTTAATATTTAGCGCTTCGCCACACTGAATGAGCCCTGGCAATTCATCATTAATGAACTAGCGTCTCCTGTGGCTGCTATACTGCGGATGGGCGAGTAAATAGTTGTAACACGCGTGTCCATTCATGGAATTTCATGTCTTCCCGTATCTGCATAATTTGCTGATGTTGCTCGCGAATCAAGTACGAATTAGGCTGAGCTACAGTTCTTTCACACCGATGGCGTTGACATTACCCTGGCTCTTGGTCGACATGATGCGAGCAGGTCAGATCCATGAATGACTCCTCTTTATTCTTGCCTTTTGGAATTTATGCGCGACACATGCCGTCCGACCATGCGACACATATTTCAGCAAAGGACTGATCCAATGGCTGGCCATACTCCGACGGAACACGCCGAGATTCGATGGCAGCATCATCCAATGCCTCTGGCAGGCCTGATGGGGTGAGTATTCGGACGTAGAAGTGAAAGCCCGCGTGTGCGGGCTTTCATGGTCCAGCTGAATTCCGGCGCTGATCCTTACTGTTTCTGCCCCGGGCTGTACACGGACGGATATCCCAGGGCCTCATTTGTTCGCCTCTGGGCCTCTCGTGGATCAAGACCCGCCCTGACGTGCACCGCCCATGTCTGGTTCCATTCGATCACTCGCTGCTCCGTAGCCCTGCCGCCGGGCGCGAAGGCGGGCCTGAATTTGAATCCAGATGTGACTCGACGCATGAAGTCGGCGAACTTGCGGTTGGCTTTCCGAGCCTTGCGGCGTAGTGTCTCCAATGCCCTGGCCTGTTCACGCCGCAGCATTGGCCCGAGGCCAAGCCACTCGAACAAAGATGAAGTGATGATCCGGATGGCTCGGCATCCGAAGTATCTCCCTTCGTCGCTCCTGCCCCTGGGCTGGGTCACTTGCATGAACCCGGCTTGCTTCAACTGCCCGATGGCGCGTTCACAACGGCGTTGGCCAAGCCCTGAGCCCCTGACGATGATCTTCATGTCGATGTCGATGAAACCGTTGGCCAGCGTCGGCACGCCCAAGGCCAGGGAAGCCAGATCGAGGTGCGACAGAAGTGTTTCCAGAACGACAAGGCAGGCCTCGCGGCGCTCGCTTCGTGTCCGCCTACCGCCTGCTTGCAGAAGCGGGGGGCATTTTCCAGGATGAGCGTACCAAGCCTTCGTGCGCTCGGCCGCCAGAGATAGTATGCGTGGCAGACCTCCCTTGCCTTTGCGGATCGGGTTAGCAGGAGTTAGCAAAGGACTGACGGGGTCATGCCCGCACCGGTTGCCTCCCGGCTGCCTGACCAATGCGCTTTCTCGGGAGTGCCCTACTGCCGACGACATCCAGGGCACCAATGATGGGAGTGCCCGAGCAGGATTTGACATATGGCAGCCAGCGCCATATGAAAAAAACTGTTCGGACAGTTGAGTGTCCAGATTTCAGCGGAAGCGAACGAAACATCTTGGCGGGTGAGGCGTTCGCTTTCTGCTTTTCCATAGGAAACTCCACCGTCGCCTTCAGGACAACATGCGGAATCAGGGCAAGATTTGGTGTTTGGAGGGGCTGGTCGTTGCGAACCTAGTTCGCAATACGTTAGCAAAAACAGCGAAGGCCTTACGCCCATATAGGCGTAAGGCCTTGATTTTACTGGAGCCAGCGAGGGGACTCGAACCCCTGACCTGCTGATTACGAAGCAGATTCAGAGGGGTTCTACCATCATACCTAGTCATACTACATCCAATTATATAAGGCATTTGACCCTGTGTATCCTTACCGGGTAGTCCCTTGACCGGGATTTGTTCCGGGACTATTCCGGGACCATGAAAGCGCGTTGGAACCGCACGCCCTACCCCGGCGTCAGATTTCGGGAACATGGCAGCCGTCGTCATAGCGGCAAGCCGGATCGCTACTTCAGCATCCGCTACTACATCAATTACAAGGACTGCGAGGAAGGGCTCGGATGGGCCTCCGAGGGCTGGAACGCGGAGAAGGCCCATGGGGTGCTCGCGCGCATCAAAAAGAACATCAAGACCGGTTCCGGCCCCCAGAGTCTCGCCGACCTCCGGGCCGAGGGCGACGCCCAGCGGGAGGCCGAAGCCCAGGAAGCCCGCCGCTTGAGCGTGCAGGGAATGACGGTTTCCTACTTCCTCACGAACCACTACATGCCCGAGGCCAAGCGCAGCAAACGTACCTGGCGTGATGACGACGGCCGGGTCCGGAAGATCATCCCCCGCCTGGGCCATTTCCCCCTTGCCGCCGTCACCCGGGACGACATCCGGGCCTTCCTGGACTTCCTGCGGCAGGACGGCGCGTCCGAGTCCACGGCCCTGCACTACATGGCCGTCCTGCGCCGGGCCTACAACATGGCCAGGGTGACGGAAGTGGAGGGCGTGGCCATCTTCTCCGGGCAGAGCCCTCTGGAGGGAGTGGCCCTGCCCAAGCCCAAGAACGCCCGAGAGCGCTTTCTCTCCTACGACGAGGCCGACGCACTGATCCAGGCCGCCCACGCCTCGGGACAGTCCGACCTGCACGCCGCCATCGTCCTGGCCATGAATACGGGCATGCGCCTTGGGGAAATACTGCGCCTTGAATGGGTCGACGTGGACCTCACCCACGGCGTCATCACCGTGAGGGAGGAGCAAAGCCGGAAGCCCGGAGGCAAGGTCTTCATTAATGCCGATGTGGAAACGGTACTTCGGGAACGCCTGGACGCCGCATCCTGCTCCGAGAATGCCAGCGGGAATGGAGTCCGAAAGGTTCCAGGCTGTCTGGTCCTGACACCGCCGAAGGGCGGGAAGGAACGCAGTTCCCTCACCCATCGCTTCGCGGAGCTTGTCACTAGGCTCGGGTTCAACACCCACGTGAAAGACGCGCGGCACAAGGTGGTCTTTCACACCTTGCGCCACACCTTTGCCTCCTGGCTGGCCATAGCCGGAACGGACATCTATCGCATCAAGACCTTGATGCGGCACAAGACCATCACCATGACCATGCGCTACGCCCATCTGATTCCCGACGCCACCAGGGCAGCCGTACACAATCTGCGTCCTGCCAACGGTGCTACAGGGTCTTGAGGCTTGCAAGGCGGACAACCCCGAACCGTTCCACGATCCACCTGACCAGGGACTCCGTCCTGTAGGTGACCACCCGCCCCACGCGGTAGGCGACCTGCGGCCCCACTCCGGCGGAATCCGCATTGCAGAGGGTCTGGGACGCTATCATCCCTCCCAGGTAGCGTTTGACCTCCTTGCGGGCGATGACCGGGGGCAGACTCGACACGAGCGTGCTGATGAACTCTTCTTCCTCTGGACTCAGTTTTCTCGAATTTCTCACAAGGGACCCTCATTTTGATGGTTTGGCATCCGGAACGCTGAGCCTGATCGTCAGCGCCAGGGAGAACGAGGTTGTCTTTGCAAGAATTTCTTGAGAAACACAAGGCCCGGAAATACTTTCCGGTGCCCGCGGGTGATTCGCCATTAAACACGAGTTGTTCGAGGAATTCAGGAGGGCTGGTTTGGACTTCCTGACCATCTCTTTGGCCACGGCGAGCAGATAGGTCAGATCTTCACCAAGGACGTCGGCCATGCGCTGGGCATCGGAGATGAGCACGCCTTGAGGTTTGCCTGTATTGGTGGATCGGCTGCGTATGGCTGCCCACTTCGTGGCGGCGGATTTCGGGTTGTCCCGGGGCCAGACCTTCTGGGCGAACTCCCCCTTGCCCCACCCACGGGCGTCGGCCCGCTCGTCGACAAGCGAGACAAAGCAGCGTTCTAAAAGTGATGAGAAATCGTCCACGCACCCACCGGAAAGAAATTCTTTCTACTTGTCAAGGGCTGGCCTCGGTCTCTTTCCAAGTTGTGTTTGGTTTTGAGGGTGTCCAACCTCCAGACTTGGCTGCACACTTCGCACTCGACAAGCCCAGGCCATTCAACCAGGGCAGCTCTTGTTTCACCTCAAGTCATCTTCGGTATGCTGAAACAGCCACTGTCTGCCCTTGTCTGTCAGGCGGTATTGCTGCAGGCGGCTATTGGGTTTGCCTGGGATGGTCATTTCGATCAAACCGTCGGCCAGGGCCGGTTTGAGGTAGCGTTCGCGGAAGGATTTGCGATCCAGCAGGCCGAGGGCGGCTTGCAGCGCCTCGCGGCTCATCTCTCCTTGCATCGCCGTCAGCAGGCCGCCGACTTAGGGGGTAACTTGGGGCGTGACTTGGGGGGCGGAGGTAGCCACCGTGTCCAGGAGCATTCGAAGCATAAAGGCGATGAAGGGCGCGGAGTCGCTCTGGCGAGTGCTCGCTCGCAAGGCCTGATAATACTCGGCCTGGTGCTCGAAGATCAGGCTTTCCACCGAGATGTCGGCAAACAAGGGATTCCAGCTGGCCAGAATCAGGCTCTGCCACAACCGCCCCATGCGACCGTTGCCGTCGGCAAAGGGGTGGATGAATTCAAATTCGTAGTGGAAGACCGAACTGGCGATGAGCGGATGGGCATCGGTGGCCGCAAGCCAGTTGAACAGGTCGACCATCAGTATCGGAACCCGAGCCGCCGGGGGAGCCATGTGGATCACCTCCTTCCTGGCCATGACTCCCACGCCACCGCGCCGGTACATGCCAGCTTCGTCAACCAAGCCGGACATCAGGATGCGATGCGCTTCCAGCAGGTCCTTTTCCGCCTCGGGCCGCCAGGTATCGAAACGATCGTAGGCGGCCAGGGCGTTTTTCACCTCCTGCACCTCACGGGGCGGGGCGATCACCTTCTTCCCATCCAGGATGGCGGTGACCTGCGCCTCACTTAGGGTATTGCCCTCGATAGCCAGAGAGCCGTGAATGGTACGGATGCGGTTGATGCGTCGAAGCCGCAACGCCCTGCACTGGTCGGCGAGCACGGTCATCCGTCCGAGGGCCTCGCTGATCTCGGCGATCAGTTTCACCACGGCAGACGTGATGGAGTAAGGCGGCTTGTATTGCGGGCTCATGACGCCACCTTATCACTCATTGCTCAATCCCCTCCAGCAGGGCCGCGATCTCTTCAGGCTGGGGCAGTTGACCTTTCAGTTCTTTCGGCAGGGTGCGGGTTGTTTCGTAGGTCGCCACGCCGATGGGCTTTCGGGCGTCGTGCAGGGCATACTCCACCACGGTGCGGTTCTTCTCCTTGCAGAGGATGATGCCGATGGAGGGGTTCTCGTCCTCCTGCCGGACCAGCCGATCCAGCGCAGCCAGATAGAACTGCATCTTGCCGACGAACTCCGGCATGAACTTGCCTATTTTCAGTTCGATGGCCACCAGCGCCTTCAGCCGTCGATGGAACAGCAACATGTCGATGAAGTATTCATCGCCCGCCACCTCCAGCCGGTACTGGCTGCCCATGAAGGCGAACATGCCGCCCATGGTCCGCAGGAAGTCCTCGATCCGGGTGATGAGCGCCCGTTCCAGCTCACGCTCGCTGTGCTCTTCTCCCAGCTCCAGAAAATCGAAGGTGTATTCGTCCTTCACCGCCAACTTGGCCTGGGCGCGAAGCTCCGGCTTCAGCGCCTGGTCGAAATTGGTCTGGCCGAGCAGGGATTTTTCGTAGCTCTGATTCCCGATCTGGTGGATGAGCACGTTTTTCGACCAGCCGAACTTGCGGGTCATGCGGATGTAGAACTCCCGCTCCAGCGGATCTTTGCAGCCCTGGAATATCACCAGATTATGAGTCCAGCCGATTTGTGCAACCAGTGGTTGCACTCGCTTGTCGTCGCGATAAAGAAGGTAAAACTCCCGCATATAGAAAACATTGCGCCGGGAAAAACCGCTGACTCCAGGAAACTCCGTCCGCAGGTCATTGGACAACTGTTCGGCGATGGCTGTGCCATGTTCGGCGTTTCTCTGCCGTTCCACGATCATCCGCCCGATGTCCCAGTAGAGCCCGACCAGCTCGGTATTGACCGCTTTCAGCGCGGCATACTGCGCCGAACGGACGCGCTCTTTAACCTCGATGAGAAGGTGCGTGTAGTCCGGGCCAGGATGATTCTTATCCAGTTCGCTCATGGTGTCGTCCGCTTTAAATATTGCGACCGTTGCCCGCCGGTGGACTTGGCCATTTGTCCTGCGCCGGGTGAATGGTCTGTGTGGCTCTCAAGCAACTCAAGAGGTCGTCCATCGATTCCCAGAGTGCTATCGAGCTTTACCGCCAGTTGGCAATGGTCTGCTTTTCATGTCACTGACGCTTCT
This DNA window, taken from Fundidesulfovibrio putealis DSM 16056, encodes the following:
- a CDS encoding PDDEXK nuclease domain-containing protein gives rise to the protein MSELDKNHPGPDYTHLLIEVKERVRSAQYAALKAVNTELVGLYWDIGRMIVERQRNAEHGTAIAEQLSNDLRTEFPGVSGFSRRNVFYMREFYLLYRDDKRVQPLVAQIGWTHNLVIFQGCKDPLEREFYIRMTRKFGWSKNVLIHQIGNQSYEKSLLGQTNFDQALKPELRAQAKLAVKDEYTFDFLELGEEHSERELERALITRIEDFLRTMGGMFAFMGSQYRLEVAGDEYFIDMLLFHRRLKALVAIELKIGKFMPEFVGKMQFYLAALDRLVRQEDENPSIGIILCKEKNRTVVEYALHDARKPIGVATYETTRTLPKELKGQLPQPEEIAALLEGIEQ
- a CDS encoding Fic family protein, giving the protein MSPQYKPPYSITSAVVKLIAEISEALGRMTVLADQCRALRLRRINRIRTIHGSLAIEGNTLSEAQVTAILDGKKVIAPPREVQEVKNALAAYDRFDTWRPEAEKDLLEAHRILMSGLVDEAGMYRRGGVGVMARKEVIHMAPPAARVPILMVDLFNWLAATDAHPLIASSVFHYEFEFIHPFADGNGRMGRLWQSLILASWNPLFADISVESLIFEHQAEYYQALRASTRQSDSAPFIAFMLRMLLDTVATSAPQVTPQVTP